The proteins below are encoded in one region of Brassica napus cultivar Da-Ae chromosome A6, Da-Ae, whole genome shotgun sequence:
- the LOC106346258 gene encoding KH domain-containing protein At1g09660/At1g09670-like isoform X1, whose protein sequence is MESGAGFAAMEERILPGSFFQFPLPGFSASPNRSPCPPPPPPTGRERYLAELLQERQKLSPFSQLMPHCCRILNQEIRKISSLSEFDRYEHGSPFRSPGLPPPTNGKLDFDGWSMMEAEESFHHQRASPFRSPAPVGWVGMPGLHSPPIVKRVIRLDVPVDKFPTYNFVGRILGPRGNSLKRVEHATQCRVFIRGRGSVKDTVKEEKLKGKQGYEHLSEPLHLLIEAELPEDIINSRLEHAVHFLESLLKPMDESMDHYKREQLKELAAINGTLREESPSPSLSPCLSPSMSPFNSKRAKTGQ, encoded by the exons ATGGAATCGGGCGCTGGCTTCGCGGCGATGGAAGAGAGGATCCTTCCCGGAAGCTTCTTCCAGTTTCCTCTTCCTGGATTCAGTGCTTCTCCCAATCGATCCCCttgtcctcctcctcctcctcccactGGTCGTGAGAG GTACTTGGCTGAGTTGCTGCAAGAGAGGCAAAAGTTGAGTCCTTTCTCACAACTTATGCCACATTGCTGCAGAATACTTAACCAAG AAATTCGAAAGATCTCCAGTTTATCCGAATTTGATAGATATGAGCATGGCAGTCCATTTAGATCGCCTGGTCTGCCTCCTCCTACAAATgggaagcttgattttgatggATGGTCAATGATGGAAGCTGAG GAGAGTTTTCATCACCAGAGAGCTTCCCCATTTCGTTCTCCTGCTCCAGTGGGCTGGGTTGGGATGCCAGGGCTACATTCTCCACCCATTGTTAAAAGAgtgattaggcttgatgtgccCGTTGATAAATTCCCAACA TATAATTTTGTTGGGCGGATTCTTGGGCCACGTGGGAACTCTCTAAAAAGAGTTGAGCATGCAACACAGTGTAGGGTGTTTATTAGAGGACGAGGATCTGTCAAGGATACTGTCAAG GAGGAGAAGCTCAAAGGTAAGCAGGGTTACGAGCATCTCAGCGAGCCACTACATTTACTGATCGAAGCCGAGCTTCCAGAGGACATAATAAACTCTCGATTGGAGCATGCAGTGCATTTCCTGGAGTCGCTCCTAAAGCCAATG gACGAATCAATGGACCACTACAAGAGGGAACAGCTGAAGGAGTTAGCGGCTATTAATGGTACGCTGAGGGAAGAGAGTCCAAGTCCAAGCTTGAGCCCTTGTCTGAGTCCAAGCATGTCCCCTTTCAACAGCAAGCGTGCCAAGA
- the LOC106346258 gene encoding KH domain-containing protein At1g09660/At1g09670-like isoform X2 produces the protein MESGAGFAAMEERILPGSFFQFPLPGFSASPNRSPCPPPPPPTGRERYLAELLQERQKLSPFSQLMPHCCRILNQEIRKISSLSEFDRYEHGSPFRSPGLPPPTNGKLDFDGWSMMEAERASPFRSPAPVGWVGMPGLHSPPIVKRVIRLDVPVDKFPTYNFVGRILGPRGNSLKRVEHATQCRVFIRGRGSVKDTVKEEKLKGKQGYEHLSEPLHLLIEAELPEDIINSRLEHAVHFLESLLKPMDESMDHYKREQLKELAAINGTLREESPSPSLSPCLSPSMSPFNSKRAKTGQ, from the exons ATGGAATCGGGCGCTGGCTTCGCGGCGATGGAAGAGAGGATCCTTCCCGGAAGCTTCTTCCAGTTTCCTCTTCCTGGATTCAGTGCTTCTCCCAATCGATCCCCttgtcctcctcctcctcctcccactGGTCGTGAGAG GTACTTGGCTGAGTTGCTGCAAGAGAGGCAAAAGTTGAGTCCTTTCTCACAACTTATGCCACATTGCTGCAGAATACTTAACCAAG AAATTCGAAAGATCTCCAGTTTATCCGAATTTGATAGATATGAGCATGGCAGTCCATTTAGATCGCCTGGTCTGCCTCCTCCTACAAATgggaagcttgattttgatggATGGTCAATGATGGAAGCTGAG AGAGCTTCCCCATTTCGTTCTCCTGCTCCAGTGGGCTGGGTTGGGATGCCAGGGCTACATTCTCCACCCATTGTTAAAAGAgtgattaggcttgatgtgccCGTTGATAAATTCCCAACA TATAATTTTGTTGGGCGGATTCTTGGGCCACGTGGGAACTCTCTAAAAAGAGTTGAGCATGCAACACAGTGTAGGGTGTTTATTAGAGGACGAGGATCTGTCAAGGATACTGTCAAG GAGGAGAAGCTCAAAGGTAAGCAGGGTTACGAGCATCTCAGCGAGCCACTACATTTACTGATCGAAGCCGAGCTTCCAGAGGACATAATAAACTCTCGATTGGAGCATGCAGTGCATTTCCTGGAGTCGCTCCTAAAGCCAATG gACGAATCAATGGACCACTACAAGAGGGAACAGCTGAAGGAGTTAGCGGCTATTAATGGTACGCTGAGGGAAGAGAGTCCAAGTCCAAGCTTGAGCCCTTGTCTGAGTCCAAGCATGTCCCCTTTCAACAGCAAGCGTGCCAAGA